Genomic window (Bacillota bacterium):
GGGAGGTCTTCGCCCGGGTCGGCCTCCACTCGCTTGTCTCGATGGGTAGACAGAAGGCCTCGCCCTGAAACGACAGCAAATGGCTTCATAACGGCAAATCGGGCGACTTCAAGTTGAGCAACTTCGGGTTAGAAGAGAAGGGCCCATGGCCGCTCTCGTGCGGTTGCAGAAGTTCCTTGCCGACGCCGGCGTTGCCTCCCGACGGGCCAGCGAAGGGCTGATCCGGGAGGGCAGGGTGGCCGTCAACGGGCGGGTCGTTACCGCCATGGGCTGGAAGGTCGATCCTACCCGGGACCGCGTGTGCGTGGATGGCCGGCCCGTAACCACCAGGGGCGATAAAAGCCCTCCGCCGGTCTACATCATGCTCCACAAGCCCCCGGGCGTGCTGAGTGCCGCCGCGGACGCCAGGGGCCGGGAGACCGTTACCGAGTGGGTGCGCCGCCACGGCGGGCCCCAGGTGCGCCTCTTCCCGGTGGGGCGCCTCGACCTCGACTCCGAAGGGCTTGTGCTGTTGACCAACGACGGCGCGCTGGCCCACACGCTCATGCACCCGTCCTTCGAGGTCGCGAAGGTGTACCGGGTGCGGGTGCGGGGGCGCGTGGGGGATGACGCCGCGGAGGCGCTGAGGCGCGGCGTGGTTCTGGAGGACGGGCCGACGGCGCCGGCGCGCGTCCGGGTCGTCCGTCGCACGGAGCGCTCGAGCGACCTCGAGGTGACGCTGCACGAAGGCCGCAAGCGGCAACTTCGCCGCATGTGTCAAGCGGTGGGGTACCAGGTGCTGCGCCTGGTGCGGGTGCGGCTGGGCCCGCTGGCGCTGGGTTCGCTTCCGAGGGGCGCGTGGCGGTACCTTTCGCCGGAGGAAGTGCGCCGGCTCAAGGCGGCCGCCGCGGCAGGCGAGGCGAAAGCTCACTCTTTACAGCAACCCCCTCGTCATGATAAGCGTGTAGGAAAATCGCAGGACGGCAGGACGGAAGGATAGCCAGCAGCGGGGCTCTCGGGACCGGGCAGAGGGTGAATCCCCGCTACCCGTCGGGGCTCGAGGCAGGACGGCAGGATCTTCCTCTCTGTATGCCTTCCGGCTACCTGACAGCGGGCACCTTTGTCCC
Coding sequences:
- a CDS encoding pseudouridine synthase — encoded protein: MAALVRLQKFLADAGVASRRASEGLIREGRVAVNGRVVTAMGWKVDPTRDRVCVDGRPVTTRGDKSPPPVYIMLHKPPGVLSAAADARGRETVTEWVRRHGGPQVRLFPVGRLDLDSEGLVLLTNDGALAHTLMHPSFEVAKVYRVRVRGRVGDDAAEALRRGVVLEDGPTAPARVRVVRRTERSSDLEVTLHEGRKRQLRRMCQAVGYQVLRLVRVRLGPLALGSLPRGAWRYLSPEEVRRLKAAAAAGEAKAHSLQQPPRHDKRVGKSQDGRTEG